From the genome of Lotus japonicus ecotype B-129 chromosome 6, LjGifu_v1.2, one region includes:
- the LOC130723735 gene encoding BTB/POZ domain-containing protein At3g22104-like, with product MELTPSNVVRLCSSADFSEMDCDGLGIGTPSLKPHIEKFLEGIRFWTFSELIEALKQCQHLISSKSYSAILDRIVDHLMERLASPCNTSPYTCSSNRSSSQFSSDTSSNNSWRSYSSGATWWFEHFRFLKIDLLEKVIRTMISHDFDHIVVSKFLFYYHSFNCLGSAQAEMIGTTKVIVNLLPLLDMRSISCRDLFNLNRIATSLRISRCCRNKIESLIGPLLDQATIDYLLLPSPHGKDHAFDVDFVLRLMRTFLFGGSLELSLIRLKRVVKLMDLFIVEVAPDPHLKPSEFEALVAVLPDTARESHDQLYLAIDMYLKVHAGLSEKEKMSICSALNHEKLSAELLRHLTRNLVFPSEAKPRAHVAKLSRMKTLLQENDHVKNIFDSMFRKSFKNIDVKEDVESRIHDAEDLKQSSEVQKLRGDLEGTESEKKSGINVMNNATYLPKLCS from the exons ATGGAGTTAACTCCGTCCAATGTGGTCCGGCTATGTTCTTCTGCCGACTTCTCAGAGATGGATTGTGATGGTCTTGGAATTGGAACTCCCAGCTTGAAACCACACATTGAGAAATTTCTTGAAGGGATTCGCTTTTGGACTTTCTCTGAGCTCATAGAAGCATTGAAACAGTGTCAACACTTAATTTCGTCCAAAAGTTATTCAGCAATTCTTGACAGAATTGTGGATCACTTGATGGAAAGGCTCGCTTCGCCATGTAATACAAGCCCATATACATGTTCCTCTAACCGATCCAGCTCCCAGTTTTCCTCTGATACTAGCAGTAACAACAGCTGGAGAAGTTACAGCTCTGGGGCTACATGGTGGTTTGAACATTTTCGGTTCTTGAAGATTGATTTGTTGGAGAAGGTCATAAGGACAATGATATCTCATGATTTTGATCATATTGTAGTATCTAAGTTTCTATTCTATTATCACAGCTTCAATTGTCTTGGTTCTGCACAAGCTGAGATGATTGGAACAACTAAGGTCATAGTCAATCTTCTTCCATTGCTAGATATGAGATCAATTTCTTGCAGAGATTTATTCAATCTTAATAGAATTGCTACTAGCTTGAGAATAAGCAGATGCTGCAGAAACAAGATAGAAAGTCTTATAGGTCCTCTGCTTGATCAAGCAACAATTGATTATCTACTTCTTCCATCTCCACATGGGAAGGATCATGCATTTGATGTTGATTTTGTCCTGAGGCTCATGCGTACATTTTTGTTTGGAGGAAGTTTAGAGTTAAGTTTGATTAGGCTCAAGAGAGTTGTGAAATTGATGGATTTGTTCATTGTGGAAGTTGCACCAGATCCTCATCTGAAACCTTCTGAATTTGAAGCATTGGTTGCAGTGCTCCCAGATACAGCAAGGGAATCTCATGATCAATTATACCTGGCCATTGACATGTATCTAAAG GTGCATGCAGGCTTATctgaaaaagaaaagatgagtatCTGTTCTGCACTGAACCATGAGAAGCTGTCAGCTGAACTTTTGAGACATCTCACTAGAAACTTGGTGTTTCCTTCAGAAGCAAAACCTAGAGCTCATGTTGCTAAACTGAGCCGAATGAAAACCTTACTCCAGGAAAATGATCATGTGAAAAACATTTTTGACTCCATGTTTCGAAAAAGCTTCAAGAACATTGATGTGAAAGAGGATGTTGAAAGCAGAATTCATGATGCTGAAGATCTTAAGCAATCATCTGAAGTTCAAAAGCTTAGAGGAGACTTGGAAGGAACGGAGAGTGAAAAGAAGTCAGGGATTAATGTAATGAACAATGCTACATACTTGCCAAAACTCTGTTCATGA